From a region of the Dehalococcoidia bacterium genome:
- a CDS encoding YajQ family cyclic di-GMP-binding protein has protein sequence MESFDVTTGVDLQEVDNAVNQARKEISQRYDFKGQKAEIDYDRKAGTLTLHASDDFYLDQMWNVLRERMISRKVPVKNLHRENVEPAGGGTVRQNVMLKQGLSQDTARAIVKLLKDQKLKKIQSQIQGDAVRISGPSRDELQSVIQLLKSQDYDVELEFGNYRT, from the coding sequence ATGGAATCGTTCGATGTCACCACCGGCGTCGACCTGCAAGAGGTCGATAACGCTGTCAACCAGGCTCGCAAGGAGATCTCGCAGCGGTACGACTTCAAAGGCCAAAAAGCGGAGATCGACTACGATCGCAAAGCGGGCACATTGACCCTGCACGCGTCCGATGACTTCTACCTCGACCAGATGTGGAACGTGCTGCGCGAGCGCATGATCAGCCGCAAGGTGCCCGTCAAGAACCTTCATCGCGAGAACGTCGAGCCAGCGGGCGGCGGCACGGTGCGCCAGAACGTCATGCTCAAGCAGGGGCTGTCGCAGGACACTGCCCGCGCCATCGTCAAGCTGCTGAAGGACCAGAAGCTGAAGAAAATCCAGTCGCAGATCCAGGGCGATGCCGTCCGCATCTCCGGCCCCTCGCGCGATGAGTTGCAGTCGGTCATCCAGCTCTTGAAAAGTCAGGACTACGATGTCGAATTGGAGTTCGGCAACTACCGCACCTGA
- a CDS encoding DUF3291 domain-containing protein translates to MSEGWHLAQYNLAKLRKPLTDPLLADFVSAIDRVNHLGDAAPGFVWRHQTEEGNSTSIRPRDDESIILNFTVWDSVEALFDFTYHSDHVEVYRKRRKWFEHVEWQYLVLWWVPAGHIPTIAEGEERLLHLNTHGATPHAFTFKQRFAAPAGEAAENLAP, encoded by the coding sequence ATGAGCGAAGGCTGGCACCTGGCGCAATACAATCTGGCGAAGCTGCGCAAGCCGCTCACCGATCCGCTGCTCGCGGACTTCGTGTCGGCGATCGACCGTGTCAACCACCTCGGCGATGCGGCGCCCGGCTTCGTCTGGCGCCATCAGACCGAAGAGGGCAACTCGACGTCGATCCGCCCTCGCGATGACGAGTCGATCATCCTCAACTTCACCGTCTGGGATTCCGTCGAAGCGCTGTTCGATTTCACCTACCACAGCGACCACGTCGAGGTGTACCGCAAGCGCCGCAAGTGGTTCGAGCACGTCGAATGGCAGTATCTCGTGCTGTGGTGGGTGCCCGCAGGCCACATCCCGACCATCGCAGAGGGCGAAGAGCGCCTGCTGCACCTCAACACGCACGGCGCGACGCCGCACGCGTTCACGTTCAAGCAGCGATTCGCCGCGCCCGCGGGTGAAGCGGCGGAAAACCTCGCGCCGTAG
- a CDS encoding dolichyl-phosphate beta-glucosyltransferase — MIATHPAAVETQRVESRPFASYVMPAFNEEARLPASLDRVIAFLAQQRFAAEIVVADDGSRDRTPRIVRAREDAGLPSNVTLRLVQHEHNEGKGAAIRTGCLAARGEYVFFMDADLATPPEDSLRLLACLEEGHPVVAGSRIQPDGSDMRESQPTQRRTAGRIFTTMRKAIGVLRDIEDTQCPMKGFRHDAARAVFERQRLEGWIFDAEVLHIARKLGYPIVSVPVTWQHVEGSRLRMRPKQAWEVLRDLVKLRFLYGNVAAPPAVPTPTDS; from the coding sequence GTGATCGCGACGCACCCCGCCGCCGTCGAGACGCAGCGCGTCGAATCGCGGCCCTTCGCGTCCTACGTCATGCCCGCGTTCAACGAAGAGGCGCGCCTCCCCGCGAGCCTCGATCGCGTCATCGCGTTTCTGGCGCAGCAACGCTTCGCCGCCGAAATCGTCGTCGCCGATGACGGCAGCCGCGATCGCACGCCCCGGATCGTGCGCGCGCGTGAGGACGCGGGATTGCCATCGAACGTGACATTGCGGTTGGTGCAGCACGAACACAACGAGGGCAAGGGCGCCGCGATCCGCACCGGTTGCCTGGCGGCCCGCGGCGAGTATGTGTTCTTCATGGACGCCGACCTCGCGACGCCGCCCGAGGACTCTCTGCGACTCCTCGCCTGCCTCGAAGAAGGTCACCCCGTCGTCGCCGGCAGCCGCATCCAACCGGACGGCTCCGACATGCGCGAGTCGCAGCCGACGCAGCGCCGCACGGCTGGCCGCATCTTCACCACCATGCGCAAGGCAATCGGCGTGCTGCGCGACATCGAGGACACGCAATGCCCGATGAAGGGGTTCCGCCACGACGCCGCGCGGGCTGTCTTCGAGCGCCAGCGCCTGGAGGGCTGGATCTTCGACGCTGAGGTGCTCCACATCGCCCGCAAGCTTGGTTACCCGATCGTCTCCGTGCCGGTCACCTGGCAGCACGTCGAAGGCTCACGTCTCCGTATGCGCCCGAAACAAGCGTGGGAGGTGCTGCGCGACCTCGTGAAGCTGCGCTTCCTCTACGGCAACGTCGCCGCGCCGCCCGCCGTCCCCACCCCGACAGACTCCTGA
- a CDS encoding YafY family protein, with product MRRADRLFQIIQLLRRKRVLTAASLAGELEVSERTVYRDIRDLVSSGVPIEGEAGVGYMLRRGFDLPPLMFSEVEIEAMVLGARVVTSWGDAGLAKAAGEALARVEAALPDRLKTRLNQTPLYAPGFHVPNPMMAWLGELRAAIESRRRVHLLYTAIEQPQTDRCVRPLGLFFWGSTWSLTAWCELREDFRSFRLDRINELTVLEDRYLEEAGKTLDDYFRRMDDDHHHT from the coding sequence ATGCGACGCGCCGACCGTCTGTTCCAGATCATCCAACTTCTCCGCCGCAAGCGCGTGCTCACCGCCGCCTCACTGGCGGGCGAGCTGGAGGTCTCGGAACGGACGGTCTATCGCGATATCCGGGACCTCGTGTCGTCCGGCGTCCCGATCGAAGGAGAAGCGGGCGTCGGCTACATGCTCCGGCGCGGCTTCGACCTGCCGCCGCTCATGTTCAGCGAGGTCGAGATCGAGGCCATGGTGCTCGGGGCCCGCGTCGTCACCAGTTGGGGAGACGCAGGCCTCGCCAAGGCCGCCGGCGAAGCTCTCGCGCGCGTCGAGGCGGCGCTCCCCGACCGGCTGAAGACGAGGCTCAACCAGACTCCCCTCTACGCCCCGGGATTCCACGTCCCCAACCCCATGATGGCCTGGCTCGGCGAGTTGCGCGCCGCCATCGAGAGCCGCCGCCGCGTCCACCTCCTGTACACCGCCATCGAGCAACCGCAGACCGACCGCTGCGTGCGGCCGCTGGGCCTCTTCTTCTGGGGCAGCACCTGGTCACTCACCGCCTGGTGCGAGCTTCGCGAGGACTTCCGCAGCTTCCGGCTCGACCGCATCAACGAGTTGACCGTGCTCGAAGACCGCTATCTGGAGGAGGCCGGCAAGACGCTCGACGACTATTTCCGCCGCATGGACGACGACCACCACCATACGTGA
- a CDS encoding N-acyl homoserine lactonase family protein, with amino-acid sequence MSASGVIAVHLADVTYPPQHPRTGTGPVLAFAIRTDGGVVLVDTGIGPAHRLIDRVYAPTRFSVDEALAAHGIARSDVTAIVNTHLHFDHCGGNALFADVPAYVQSDEYTAALEPGYTVAEWIAFEAARFQMVSGDAEIAPGVRVVATPGHTPGHQSVIVDTEDGAIVIAGQAVETADEFRDAIAHPEGHADVASNVGKLVDLAPRRVYFSHDHAYWEPRAAL; translated from the coding sequence ATGAGCGCAAGCGGCGTCATTGCCGTACACCTGGCGGATGTCACCTATCCGCCGCAGCACCCGCGCACGGGCACCGGGCCGGTGTTGGCGTTCGCGATCCGCACGGACGGCGGCGTCGTGCTCGTCGATACGGGCATCGGGCCGGCGCATCGGCTGATCGACCGCGTGTACGCGCCGACGCGCTTCTCGGTCGACGAGGCGCTCGCGGCGCATGGCATCGCGCGGAGCGACGTGACGGCGATCGTCAACACGCACCTGCACTTCGACCATTGCGGCGGCAACGCGCTGTTTGCGGACGTGCCGGCGTACGTGCAGTCCGACGAGTACACGGCAGCGCTCGAACCGGGATACACTGTGGCGGAGTGGATCGCGTTCGAAGCGGCGCGCTTCCAGATGGTGAGCGGTGACGCGGAGATCGCGCCCGGCGTGCGGGTGGTGGCGACGCCGGGCCACACGCCGGGGCATCAGTCCGTGATCGTGGACACGGAAGACGGCGCGATCGTGATCGCCGGGCAGGCCGTCGAGACTGCGGATGAGTTTCGGGATGCCATCGCGCATCCGGAAGGTCACGCGGATGTCGCGTCGAATGTAGGGAAGCTGGTGGATCTGGCGCCACGTCGCGTGTACTTCAGTCACGATCACGCGTACTGGGAGCCGCGAGCCGCGTTATAG
- a CDS encoding VOC family protein: MKVNEVFVNITSDDPARLIAFYRDVVGLTPKPGLSEFAFDLGTMTLGFDGHSDTRGKAGEPSRWLLNFSVDDLQAEEQRLTAQGVEFIRSRGRETWGGLISTFLDPDGNYLQLIEYRPQPAPAK, encoded by the coding sequence ATGAAGGTAAACGAAGTCTTCGTGAACATCACGAGCGACGATCCCGCGCGACTGATCGCGTTTTACCGCGACGTCGTCGGACTGACGCCTAAGCCCGGTCTGAGTGAATTTGCGTTCGACCTCGGCACGATGACCCTGGGCTTCGATGGCCACAGCGACACGCGTGGCAAAGCCGGCGAACCATCGCGCTGGCTGCTGAACTTCTCCGTCGATGATCTCCAGGCCGAAGAACAGCGACTCACCGCCCAGGGAGTTGAGTTCATCCGCAGCCGCGGCCGCGAGACGTGGGGCGGGCTGATCTCAACGTTCCTCGATCCCGACGGCAACTACCTCCAACTGATCGAGTATCGCCCGCAGCCCGCGCCGGCGAAGTAA
- a CDS encoding VOC family protein, which produces MKVDSFFLNITSEDPERLFAFYRDIVGLTPKPEMGEWSLDMGGATLGIDGHSGTRGPAKEPTRWLPNLFVESIDAEQKRLEDQGVKFIRNQGKEFWGGVISTFVDPDGNYAQLIEYRPQPAPAK; this is translated from the coding sequence ATGAAGGTCGACAGCTTCTTCCTCAACATCACCAGCGAAGACCCGGAGCGCTTGTTTGCGTTCTACCGCGACATCGTCGGGCTGACGCCGAAACCGGAGATGGGCGAATGGTCGCTCGACATGGGCGGCGCCACCCTCGGCATCGACGGCCACAGCGGCACCCGCGGCCCCGCCAAGGAGCCGACGCGCTGGCTGCCCAACCTCTTCGTCGAGAGTATCGATGCGGAGCAGAAGCGCCTCGAAGATCAGGGCGTGAAGTTCATACGCAACCAGGGCAAGGAGTTCTGGGGCGGCGTGATCTCCACGTTCGTCGATCCGGACGGCAACTACGCGCAGCTCATCGAGTATCGCCCGCAGCCCGCGCCGGCGAAGTAA
- a CDS encoding secondary thiamine-phosphate synthase enzyme YjbQ yields the protein MQTKLDKITVHTRGIGHFVEITAEVAEAITRSGVREGIALVRSRHTTAAIMCNEPDPRLHIDMKDAVYATFPTDRMYRHIEEGAENAVAHLATSMLFGESTWVPVRNGRIDVGTWQHLYLVELYESRLREVDVAILGE from the coding sequence ATGCAGACCAAACTCGACAAGATCACGGTCCATACGCGCGGCATCGGCCATTTCGTCGAGATCACGGCGGAGGTTGCGGAGGCGATCACGCGGTCCGGCGTGCGGGAGGGGATTGCGCTGGTGCGCAGCCGGCACACGACGGCGGCGATCATGTGCAACGAGCCGGACCCGCGCCTGCACATCGACATGAAGGACGCGGTGTACGCGACGTTTCCGACTGATCGCATGTACCGGCACATCGAAGAGGGGGCGGAGAACGCCGTGGCGCACCTGGCGACGTCGATGCTGTTCGGCGAGTCGACGTGGGTGCCGGTGCGCAACGGACGCATCGATGTCGGGACGTGGCAGCACCTGTACCTCGTCGAGCTATACGAATCGCGGCTGCGCGAAGTAGACGTGGCGATCCTGGGCGAATGA